The genomic DNA AGACCGGCCATTCGATCCGGGTCAAACATGTCGTGGAACTCTATGCGGAAAGTCTGGACAGAGAACAGCCGTTGGAGAAATCCCGATGAATTCGCGCACAGCTTGGACACCAATCTCGTAACGGGAACCAGGCAGTGGCCATTAGGATCATCGACGCCCTGACACAGGAGACCAGCATGAACCAGGAACGCATCAATCTCTTCACCGCCAAGGCCGAGGCCGTGTCCGCCGTGGTCAGGCCGGTGGCCTCCCTGAAGGAGGCCTACGACTACGCCGTGGACGTCTGCCTGAACAAGGAGGCCTGCCAGCTGCTCATGTCCGGGTGCGAGGGCGCGGTCTCGGACGAGGCCGCGGATCTGTGCATGGCCAAGGCCGCGGACAGGATCATGGCCGCCCCGAAACTGGCCGACGACCAGTACGCGAAACTGGCCAAGGCCGCGGACAAGGCCGGTGTCCGGTTGATCAAGAATGGCCTGCGCCAACATTTGGCCGGCATCGACATCGGATTTGCCGTGGCCGACCTGGGCCTGGCCAAGACCGGGACCCTGGTCATGGATTCCACGTCAGAGGATCTCCGGCTTTCGACCATGATCAGCGAGATCAATGTCGTGGTCCTGCCCCTGTCCAGGCTGCGGGCCGGCGGGTATGAGGCCGAGGCCGAGCTACTGCCCATGATGCGGCGTACCCCCAATTATACGGCCTTCATCACCGGGGCCAGCCGGACCGCGGACATCGAGCGGGTTCTGGCCATCGGGGTCCATGGCCCGTTGGAACTCCACATTCTGCTTTGGGAGGACGCCTGATGCAAACCGCCGTCAAAATCGAAGACTATTTGCGGGAACTTGAAGATTCCCTGGGCAACGATTTCCAGCGCAAGGCCCTGGACACCTTTGCCGTGGCCTACCGGACCGGCCGGGCCAATGCCTTTGCCGGAATGGACGTCGGCGGTCTGATCGAGGAGATCGCCGCGGCCAAGGATTACTCCCTGGCCCACATGGACGAACTCTACCAGGAGTTCAAGGCCAGGGCCGAGGCCATGGGCGTGCATGTCCACCTGGCCAAGA from Deltaproteobacteria bacterium includes the following:
- a CDS encoding lactate utilization protein, whose amino-acid sequence is MNQERINLFTAKAEAVSAVVRPVASLKEAYDYAVDVCLNKEACQLLMSGCEGAVSDEAADLCMAKAADRIMAAPKLADDQYAKLAKAADKAGVRLIKNGLRQHLAGIDIGFAVADLGLAKTGTLVMDSTSEDLRLSTMISEINVVVLPLSRLRAGGYEAEAELLPMMRRTPNYTAFITGASRTADIERVLAIGVHGPLELHILLWEDA